The following are encoded together in the Flavobacterium haoranii genome:
- the atpA gene encoding F0F1 ATP synthase subunit alpha yields the protein MAEIKPAEISAILKKQLSDFQSGATLEEVGTVLQVGDGIARVYGLSNAQYGELVQFENGLEAIVLNLEEDNVGVVLLGPSTGIKEGSTVKRTQRIASLKVGEQMVGRVVDTLGFPIDGKGPIGGDLYEMPLERKAPGVIFRQPVNEPLQTGIKSVDAMIPVGRGQRELVIGDRQTGKTTVCIDTILNQKEFYDAGKPVFCIYVAVGQKASTVAAIAKTLEDKGAMAYTVIVAANASDPAPMQVYAPFAGAAIGEYFRDTGRPALIVYDDLSKQAVAYREVSLLLRRPPGREAYPGDVFYLHSRLLERAAKVIADDEIAKNMNDLPESLKSIVKGGGSLTALPIIETQAGDVSAYIPTNVISITDGQIFLESDLFNSGVRPAINVGISVSRVGGSAQIKSMKKVAGTLKLDQAQYRELEAFAKFGSDLDAATMNVIEKGKRNVEILKQAVNDPYTVEDQVAIIYAGSKNLLRNVPVNKVKEFEKDFLAFLNAKHRDTLDAIKAGKIDDAVTDVLEKVSKEISAKY from the coding sequence ATGGCTGAAATTAAACCTGCTGAAATATCAGCAATATTAAAAAAACAATTATCAGATTTTCAATCTGGTGCTACTTTAGAAGAAGTTGGAACAGTACTTCAAGTAGGTGACGGTATCGCACGTGTTTATGGGTTATCAAACGCACAATACGGTGAGTTAGTTCAATTCGAAAACGGATTAGAGGCAATTGTATTGAACTTAGAAGAAGATAATGTTGGGGTAGTATTGTTAGGTCCTTCAACAGGTATTAAAGAAGGTTCAACTGTGAAAAGAACACAACGTATTGCATCATTAAAAGTTGGTGAGCAAATGGTAGGTCGTGTTGTAGATACATTAGGTTTCCCTATTGATGGTAAAGGACCAATTGGTGGTGATTTATATGAAATGCCATTAGAGCGTAAAGCTCCTGGAGTTATCTTCCGTCAACCAGTAAACGAACCATTACAAACAGGTATTAAATCTGTTGATGCTATGATTCCTGTAGGAAGAGGGCAACGTGAGCTAGTTATTGGTGACCGTCAAACTGGTAAAACTACAGTTTGTATCGATACTATCTTAAATCAAAAAGAATTTTACGATGCTGGTAAACCAGTATTCTGTATATATGTTGCAGTAGGACAAAAAGCATCAACTGTTGCTGCTATTGCAAAAACATTAGAAGACAAAGGAGCAATGGCTTATACAGTTATTGTTGCTGCAAATGCTTCTGACCCTGCTCCAATGCAAGTTTATGCTCCATTCGCAGGTGCTGCTATTGGTGAGTATTTCCGTGATACAGGTCGTCCTGCTTTAATTGTTTATGATGATTTATCTAAACAAGCAGTTGCTTACCGTGAGGTATCATTATTATTAAGAAGACCACCAGGACGTGAGGCTTATCCAGGAGACGTTTTCTACTTACACTCAAGATTATTAGAGCGTGCTGCTAAAGTTATCGCAGATGATGAGATTGCTAAAAACATGAACGATTTACCAGAATCTTTAAAATCTATTGTTAAAGGTGGTGGTTCATTAACAGCTTTACCAATTATCGAAACTCAAGCTGGTGACGTTTCTGCATATATCCCAACAAACGTAATTTCGATTACTGATGGTCAGATTTTCTTAGAGTCAGATTTATTCAACTCAGGTGTTCGTCCAGCAATTAACGTAGGTATTTCTGTATCGCGTGTTGGAGGTTCTGCTCAAATTAAATCAATGAAAAAAGTAGCGGGTACTTTAAAACTAGACCAAGCACAATATCGTGAGCTTGAAGCTTTCGCTAAGTTTGGTTCTGACTTAGATGCTGCTACAATGAATGTAATTGAAAAAGGTAAACGTAACGTAGAAATCTTAAAACAAGCTGTAAATGATCCTTACACTGTTGAAGATCAGGTTGCAATTATCTACGCAGGTTCTAAAAACTTATTAAGAAACGTACCTGTTAACAAAGTAAAAGAATTTGAAAAAGATTTCTTAGCTTTCTTAAACGCAAAACACAGAGATACATTAGACGCTATTAAAGCTGGTAAAATTGATGATGCTGTAACTGACGTTTTAGAAAAAGTATCTAAAGAAATTTCTGCAAAATATTAA
- the dut gene encoding dUTP diphosphatase, which yields MQIKIINKSNHELPSYETLASAGVDLRANITESIILKPLERTIVKTGLFIELPIGYEAQVRPRSGLAAKKGITVLNSPGTVDADYRGEIGVILVNLSNEDFTIENGERIAQLVIAKHERAEWIVTEELTETSRGSGGFGSTGTR from the coding sequence ATGCAAATAAAAATTATAAATAAATCCAATCACGAACTGCCTAGTTACGAAACTTTAGCGTCTGCTGGAGTGGATTTACGTGCTAATATTACTGAATCTATAATTTTAAAACCTTTAGAAAGAACTATTGTGAAAACTGGACTTTTTATAGAATTACCAATAGGTTACGAAGCTCAAGTTCGTCCAAGAAGCGGTTTAGCGGCAAAAAAAGGAATTACTGTTTTAAATTCACCAGGAACTGTAGATGCCGACTACAGAGGAGAAATTGGCGTAATATTAGTAAATCTTTCGAATGAAGATTTTACAATTGAAAATGGAGAAAGAATTGCCCAATTAGTTATTGCTAAACACGAACGCGCAGAATGGATTGTTACCGAAGAATTAACAGAAACTTCTCGAGGCTCAGGTGGATTTGGTAGTACAGGAACTCGATAG
- a CDS encoding sugar phosphate nucleotidyltransferase, whose protein sequence is MKIIVPMAGRGSRLRPHTLTVPKPLIPVAGKPIVHRLVEDIAKVLNQPIEEVAFVIHESFGKQVENDLVAIAEKLGAKGTIYYQNEPLGTGHAIMCAKDSLSGPAVIAYADTLIRANFDLDTNADSVIWVKQVDQPEAFGVVQMNEANEIIELVEKPQTFVSDLAVIGIYYFKNISVLRDELQLVIDNNIIHGGEYQINDGIKQMMAKGMKFVPGQVEEWMDCGNKNVTVDTNSRMLNFIHQDGEENMIAESVKIENSTIIPPCFIADDVILINSTVGPNVSLGKATHVSNATIKNSLVQTHAHIRNANLDNAMIGNHATFDGEFKSISIGDYSVLE, encoded by the coding sequence ATGAAAATAATTGTCCCAATGGCAGGACGTGGTTCTCGCCTTCGTCCACATACATTAACTGTTCCAAAACCATTAATTCCAGTTGCTGGAAAACCAATCGTGCACCGATTAGTTGAAGATATTGCAAAAGTTTTAAACCAACCTATTGAAGAAGTTGCTTTTGTTATACACGAAAGTTTTGGGAAACAAGTAGAAAATGATTTAGTTGCAATTGCAGAAAAATTAGGTGCAAAAGGAACTATTTATTATCAAAACGAGCCTTTAGGAACAGGTCATGCTATTATGTGTGCCAAAGATTCACTAAGCGGTCCAGCAGTAATTGCCTATGCTGATACATTAATTCGTGCTAATTTTGATTTGGATACTAATGCCGATAGCGTAATTTGGGTAAAACAAGTAGATCAACCTGAAGCTTTTGGTGTAGTTCAAATGAATGAAGCTAATGAAATTATAGAATTAGTTGAAAAACCACAAACTTTCGTTTCTGATTTAGCGGTTATTGGAATATACTATTTTAAAAATATAAGCGTTTTAAGAGATGAGCTACAATTGGTAATCGATAACAATATTATTCATGGTGGAGAATACCAAATTAACGATGGTATTAAGCAAATGATGGCAAAAGGAATGAAGTTTGTTCCGGGTCAAGTAGAGGAATGGATGGATTGCGGTAATAAAAATGTTACGGTTGATACCAATTCGAGAATGTTAAATTTCATTCATCAAGATGGCGAGGAAAACATGATTGCCGAAAGTGTAAAAATTGAAAATTCAACTATTATTCCGCCTTGTTTTATTGCTGATGATGTTATTTTAATAAACTCAACTGTTGGACCAAATGTTTCATTAGGAAAAGCAACACATGTTAGTAATGCAACTATCAAAAATAGTTTAGTTCAAACTCATGCACACATTAGAAATGCAAATCTAGATAATGCCATGATTGGTAACCACGCCACATTCGATGGTGAATTTAAAAGTATAAGTATTGGCGATTACTCTGTATTAGAATAA
- a CDS encoding tetratricopeptide repeat protein, whose translation MIKKTVILFIHFGFLLVSNVNWAQENPDDIAVVDNEIENNFYDALRERAIENYDKAIIALEKCIAKNPDDAAIHYELGKNFLDLKKYAEAEQSFQKAVDLNSKERWYWNGLYDVYYITKDFQKSIPIVQKLTEFDPNMREDLVSLYVYTNQNEKALALIQEMEKNTVISETLKNYKKHLSLVRTTNSNEKSLIDAIKANPKNEQTYIDLMVFYSQQNQEEKAIDVAKQLAKEIPNSEWAAISLFKLYLNENNGVGAADSMLKVLKNKNVEKSIKHKFLNEFLIYTSNSTQFEKELNQAVDILSSVKSINVAKEVAKFYYNKKNYEKTSFFLEKALTNQPEDWEAIELLLDNLSNAKKYEELGNRAEIFIDLYPAQPKLYYYAGYAKNKAQNYKQAIDFLETGLEFVVDDTNLEKYFCIQLAEAYAETGNSKKTEEYRKRAEALLKK comes from the coding sequence ATGATTAAAAAAACTGTTATATTATTTATTCATTTTGGATTTTTATTAGTTTCCAATGTTAATTGGGCACAAGAAAATCCAGATGATATTGCTGTTGTTGATAATGAAATCGAAAATAATTTTTACGATGCTTTACGAGAACGAGCAATTGAAAATTATGACAAAGCTATAATTGCACTTGAAAAATGTATTGCTAAAAATCCTGATGATGCCGCAATTCATTATGAATTAGGTAAAAACTTTTTAGATTTAAAAAAGTATGCAGAAGCAGAACAATCTTTTCAAAAAGCAGTAGACTTAAATTCGAAAGAGCGCTGGTATTGGAACGGATTATACGATGTTTACTACATCACTAAAGATTTTCAAAAATCGATTCCGATTGTTCAAAAATTAACCGAGTTTGATCCAAACATGAGAGAAGATTTAGTTTCTCTTTATGTGTATACCAATCAAAATGAAAAAGCTTTAGCGCTTATTCAGGAAATGGAAAAAAACACGGTTATTAGCGAAACTTTAAAGAATTATAAAAAACATTTATCGCTTGTAAGAACAACAAATTCAAACGAAAAATCGCTAATAGATGCTATAAAAGCTAATCCAAAGAACGAACAAACTTATATTGATTTAATGGTTTTCTATTCGCAACAAAATCAAGAAGAAAAAGCGATTGATGTTGCAAAACAATTAGCTAAAGAAATTCCTAACTCAGAATGGGCTGCGATAAGCTTGTTCAAATTGTATTTAAATGAAAATAACGGAGTGGGCGCAGCTGATTCGATGCTTAAAGTGTTAAAAAACAAAAACGTAGAAAAATCTATTAAACATAAATTTCTTAACGAGTTTTTAATTTATACATCCAATTCTACTCAGTTTGAGAAAGAATTAAACCAAGCCGTTGATATTTTATCTTCCGTTAAAAGTATAAATGTGGCTAAAGAAGTTGCTAAGTTTTATTACAACAAAAAGAATTATGAAAAAACATCTTTCTTTTTAGAAAAAGCACTTACAAATCAACCAGAAGATTGGGAAGCTATTGAATTGTTATTGGATAATTTATCAAACGCTAAGAAATATGAAGAATTAGGCAACCGAGCAGAAATCTTCATCGACTTATATCCTGCACAGCCAAAATTATACTACTATGCTGGTTATGCTAAAAATAAAGCGCAGAATTACAAACAAGCGATTGATTTCTTAGAAACTGGCTTAGAGTTTGTAGTAGATGATACAAATCTTGAAAAATATTTTTGTATCCAATTAGCTGAAGCTTATGCCGAAACGGGCAATTCTAAAAAAACTGAAGAGTATAGAAAAAGAGCTGAAGCACTTTTAAAAAAATAA
- a CDS encoding lipopolysaccharide biosynthesis protein: MSLYKKLFQQTAIYGLATVVPRLMSFLLNPLYVYYLSDKSKMGEVSVIFSYLVFFNVVLSYGMETTFFRFYNTEEQKGKVISTSMISLLITSTLFLIISYLLKENIANLIGIDTEFIKYTIFILVLDALVIIPFSKLRAESRPIKYAVIKIANVGINLFLNVFFLVFLPKWASENSFLSSIYFENFQIGYIFISNVIASLFTLIVLFPDYIKLNWSFDKVLWKKMITYGFPILIAGVAFAINEHFDKILLDWLHVPLAQIGAYSACYKIGMFMVLFRTAYTLGIEPFFFSHAKNENAQKTYAEITKYFVIFGSFMSLGIIVFADVLKIFLVPRKEYWEAMDIVPLIVIANFFLGIYTNLSVWYKLIDKTKVGAYISIIGAIVTLAFNFALIPQLGYLGSAIATIIAYGTMMFISYKLGQKKYPIPYEKKKISIYLTLSITLAFISFYIPFLRNTYIFGVLSLLFFAYFVYRNEKQLFAKILKRN; this comes from the coding sequence TTGAGCCTTTACAAAAAGTTATTTCAACAAACTGCAATTTATGGCTTGGCTACAGTTGTACCAAGACTTATGAGTTTTTTGTTAAACCCATTATATGTCTATTATCTCTCTGATAAAAGCAAAATGGGAGAAGTTTCTGTTATATTTTCTTACTTAGTTTTCTTTAACGTGGTACTTTCATATGGAATGGAAACAACATTTTTCCGTTTTTATAATACCGAAGAACAAAAAGGAAAAGTAATATCGACATCGATGATTTCTTTGCTGATTACTTCCACTCTATTCTTAATTATAAGTTATTTATTGAAAGAAAACATTGCAAACCTAATTGGTATTGATACTGAATTCATAAAGTACACGATATTTATTTTGGTATTAGATGCTTTAGTTATTATTCCATTTTCAAAACTTAGAGCTGAAAGTAGACCAATAAAATATGCTGTAATAAAGATTGCCAATGTTGGCATCAACTTATTTTTAAATGTTTTTTTCTTAGTCTTTTTACCAAAATGGGCTTCTGAAAACTCATTTTTATCTTCAATATATTTCGAAAATTTTCAAATTGGGTACATTTTCATTTCAAATGTAATTGCAAGTTTATTCACGCTTATAGTACTTTTTCCAGATTATATAAAACTGAATTGGAGTTTTGATAAAGTACTTTGGAAAAAAATGATAACCTACGGATTTCCAATTTTAATTGCAGGAGTAGCTTTTGCAATAAACGAACATTTTGATAAAATTCTACTAGATTGGTTACACGTTCCACTTGCACAAATTGGGGCATATTCGGCATGCTACAAAATAGGAATGTTTATGGTTTTGTTCAGAACCGCTTATACTTTAGGAATCGAACCATTCTTTTTTAGTCATGCTAAAAATGAAAACGCACAAAAAACATATGCAGAAATAACAAAATACTTTGTCATTTTTGGCTCATTTATGTCGCTCGGAATAATTGTTTTTGCCGATGTATTGAAAATATTTTTAGTTCCTAGAAAAGAATACTGGGAAGCTATGGATATTGTTCCGTTAATTGTTATAGCAAATTTCTTTTTGGGAATTTATACAAATCTATCAGTTTGGTACAAATTAATAGATAAAACAAAAGTCGGAGCTTATATTTCGATAATTGGCGCTATTGTAACTTTAGCATTCAACTTTGCATTAATTCCACAACTTGGTTATTTAGGATCAGCAATCGCAACTATTATTGCTTACGGAACCATGATGTTTATATCTTACAAACTTGGTCAAAAAAAATATCCTATTCCTTACGAAAAAAAGAAAATTTCAATTTACCTCACACTTTCCATAACGCTTGCATTTATATCATTCTATATACCTTTTTTAAGAAACACCTATATATTTGGTGTGCTCAGTTTACTATTTTTTGCTTACTTTGTATATAGAAATGAAAAACAATTGTTTGCCAAAATTTTAAAAAGAAACTAA
- a CDS encoding prolyl oligopeptidase family serine peptidase — MPVTLNKFDFNYVDDYAWLENLNDPEVKSWVTQQNEITQPILDEAVKSNNFLFKIKDYNYLSTNGLPSKIGKYFYTSYRLDKDKPSVLHYTENLNDMPKELVNPYRVYKDKNVFMLNFNPSKNSKILAYKMSVNGSDRHQIRFVDIPNQEYLDDVITDVKFSSLVWKGDEGIFYKRNGNKNFTAKDSTFQLFYHVVGDVQENDKLVFDATKSEGSFSFFSQDDKFFLIETNKEATSKTYYYINQSGDNDFALVPFLTSDELNFDFVKYRNGFVYCKTDKYPWGSLSKFNINNPTEISTVIPQYYNELLLDCKFFGKYIIAKYKVLGKYHINVFDLNGTFIRKFEAPYGMNFSVRFYDEKKDDLYVVFYSHTISFLNYRLNVTTGESRVYYNDFIRPKPTLFPFDYFDYKTITYKSRDNKDVPITIVHKKGLELNRSNPTLLKAYGGFGSVSYPTYDVGLLHFLDKGGVYAYAEVRGGGDKGDNWHKSGMGQNKMNCFNDFIDAAEFLISEGYTSPNKLAINGGSHGGLLVGVAMTQRPELFKLAIPEVGVFDMFKFEEYTVGRFHVDEFGSVDKEDDFVKIMEYSPLHNIKEDINYPTTLIVTGENDDRVPPIHSYKFAAKLQNRKAQKNPIYLLVNENAGHYGKVSTYNNRVKYDAEFYSFIWEELNK; from the coding sequence ATTCCAGTAACACTAAACAAGTTTGATTTTAATTATGTAGATGATTATGCTTGGTTAGAAAATTTAAATGATCCTGAAGTTAAATCTTGGGTAACTCAACAAAATGAAATTACTCAACCAATTCTGGATGAAGCCGTTAAATCAAACAATTTCTTGTTTAAAATTAAAGATTATAACTATTTGTCTACAAATGGTTTACCAAGTAAAATTGGTAAATACTTTTACACAAGTTATCGTTTAGATAAAGATAAACCATCGGTGTTACATTATACAGAAAATCTAAATGATATGCCAAAGGAATTGGTAAATCCATATAGAGTTTATAAGGATAAGAATGTTTTTATGCTAAATTTCAATCCTTCTAAAAATTCTAAAATTTTAGCTTATAAGATGAGTGTGAATGGAAGTGATCGTCATCAAATTAGATTTGTAGATATTCCTAATCAAGAATATTTAGATGATGTTATTACAGATGTTAAATTTTCTAGTTTAGTTTGGAAAGGTGATGAAGGGATTTTCTATAAACGTAATGGGAACAAGAATTTTACTGCTAAGGATTCGACTTTTCAACTGTTTTATCATGTGGTTGGTGATGTTCAAGAAAATGACAAATTAGTTTTTGATGCAACAAAATCAGAAGGTTCGTTTTCTTTTTTTAGTCAAGACGATAAATTTTTCTTAATTGAAACTAACAAAGAAGCGACTTCAAAAACTTATTATTATATTAATCAAAGTGGTGATAATGATTTTGCTTTAGTTCCTTTTTTAACGTCTGATGAGCTAAATTTTGATTTTGTAAAATATAGAAATGGTTTTGTTTATTGTAAAACCGATAAATATCCTTGGGGTTCATTAAGTAAGTTCAATATAAATAATCCTACTGAAATTTCAACTGTAATTCCTCAATATTATAATGAATTACTTTTAGATTGTAAATTTTTTGGAAAGTATATAATAGCAAAGTATAAAGTTTTAGGAAAATATCATATTAATGTTTTCGATTTAAATGGAACTTTTATAAGAAAATTTGAGGCACCATATGGTATGAATTTTTCAGTTCGTTTTTACGATGAAAAGAAAGATGATTTATATGTGGTTTTTTATTCTCATACAATTTCTTTTTTAAATTATAGATTAAATGTTACTACAGGAGAAAGTAGAGTTTATTACAATGATTTTATTCGTCCTAAGCCAACTTTATTTCCTTTTGATTATTTCGATTATAAAACGATTACATATAAGTCTAGAGATAATAAAGACGTACCAATTACTATTGTACATAAAAAAGGTTTAGAATTAAACAGAAGCAACCCTACTTTGTTAAAAGCATACGGTGGTTTCGGTTCAGTTAGTTATCCTACTTATGACGTAGGTTTATTACATTTTCTAGACAAAGGAGGTGTTTATGCTTATGCAGAAGTAAGAGGAGGTGGAGATAAAGGAGATAATTGGCATAAAAGCGGAATGGGACAAAATAAAATGAATTGTTTCAACGATTTCATTGATGCTGCTGAGTTTCTAATTTCAGAAGGATATACTTCTCCAAATAAATTAGCTATTAATGGAGGCTCACACGGAGGTTTGCTTGTTGGTGTGGCGATGACTCAACGTCCAGAATTATTTAAGTTAGCCATTCCAGAAGTAGGAGTTTTCGATATGTTTAAATTTGAAGAATACACCGTAGGTCGTTTCCATGTAGATGAATTTGGCAGTGTAGATAAAGAGGATGATTTTGTAAAAATAATGGAGTATTCTCCTTTACATAACATCAAAGAAGATATTAATTATCCAACAACCTTAATTGTTACGGGTGAAAATGATGATAGAGTACCACCAATTCATTCGTATAAATTTGCTGCAAAGCTTCAAAATAGAAAAGCACAAAAGAATCCTATTTATCTTTTAGTTAATGAGAACGCAGGTCACTATGGTAAGGTTTCCACTTATAATAATAGGGTAAAATATGATGCTGAATTCTACAGTTTCATTTGGGAAGAATTGAACAAATAA
- the atpG gene encoding ATP synthase F1 subunit gamma: MANLKEIRNRINSVQSTMQITSAMKMVSAAKLKKAQDAITAMRPYAEKLTELLQNLSATLEGNTGGAFAEQREVKKVLLVAITSNRGLCGAFNTNVIKEVKNRTNFYQGKQVDILAIGKKGNDVLRKSYNVIENHSSVYDNLTFENVSEIAQILMDKFTAGEYDKIEILYNHFKNAGTQVVKAEQFLPLEPIAGGEAIASDYIFEPSKEEIILTLIPKSLKTQLYKGVRDSFASEHGARMTAMHKATDNATALRNQLKLTYNKARQAAITGEILEIVGGAEALNG; this comes from the coding sequence ATGGCAAACTTAAAAGAAATTAGAAATAGAATTAATTCCGTTCAATCTACGATGCAAATTACATCGGCGATGAAAATGGTTTCTGCTGCTAAACTTAAAAAAGCGCAAGATGCCATTACCGCTATGCGTCCGTATGCTGAAAAATTAACGGAATTATTACAAAATTTAAGTGCTACTTTAGAAGGTAATACTGGTGGAGCTTTTGCTGAACAAAGAGAAGTTAAAAAAGTATTATTAGTAGCAATTACTTCTAATAGAGGTTTGTGTGGTGCATTTAATACTAATGTAATTAAAGAAGTTAAAAACAGAACTAATTTTTATCAAGGAAAACAAGTAGATATTTTAGCAATTGGTAAAAAAGGAAACGATGTGTTACGTAAATCATACAACGTGATTGAAAACCATAGTTCTGTTTACGATAATCTTACATTTGAAAACGTATCTGAAATTGCTCAAATTTTAATGGATAAATTTACTGCTGGTGAATATGATAAAATAGAAATTTTATACAATCATTTCAAAAATGCAGGGACTCAAGTTGTAAAAGCTGAACAATTTTTACCATTAGAACCAATTGCAGGTGGTGAAGCAATTGCATCTGATTATATTTTTGAACCATCAAAAGAAGAAATTATTTTAACATTAATACCAAAATCACTTAAAACTCAATTATACAAAGGGGTTCGTGATTCTTTTGCTTCTGAACATGGTGCACGTATGACAGCAATGCATAAAGCAACTGATAATGCTACTGCATTAAGAAATCAATTAAAATTAACTTATAATAAAGCTCGTCAGGCAGCAATTACTGGAGAAATCTTAGAAATTGTTGGTGGAGCGGAAGCATTAAACGGATAA
- a CDS encoding murein hydrolase activator EnvC family protein, with amino-acid sequence MNRIHFVILLFLSSLLSYAQPSKQQKLEEQKEQIQKEIAAFKTLLNDEKKKEKSVLSQLAEQKARIRLSEKLINTTAKQKRLLEDEIYLTQLEVNKLNRELKILKEDYSKMIVKSYKSRNDKSRIMFVLSSQNFLQAYKRIQYMKQYASFRKMQGDEIVEKQEKLNTAKVKLEKGKKEKEKVIAESEAEKVELEKQRVEQEKLAKEVQKNKKKYAAEIDKKQKAAKEIDRQIKKLIAEEIAKANKKNEAKTGVKASSSTSKFVLTPEGKIVSDNFKANKGKLPWPVETGFVQLRYGDQPHPVHKNLTVHNSGVEIATEPGKWARAVFDGEVLQVQVVSANNKAVYIRHGDFVTVYLNLQSVSVKPGDKVSIKQNIGKIHTDPSGKAVVKFLVLQNTTTLNPEQWLSNM; translated from the coding sequence ATGAACCGAATACATTTTGTAATACTATTATTTTTAAGTAGTCTTCTATCTTATGCTCAACCTTCAAAACAGCAGAAGTTAGAAGAACAAAAAGAGCAAATTCAAAAAGAAATTGCGGCTTTTAAAACGCTTTTAAATGATGAGAAAAAGAAAGAAAAATCGGTTTTAAGTCAATTAGCCGAGCAAAAAGCTCGCATTCGCTTAAGCGAAAAATTAATCAACACAACGGCAAAACAAAAGAGATTACTTGAAGACGAAATTTATTTAACTCAATTAGAAGTAAACAAACTGAATCGCGAGTTAAAAATCTTGAAAGAAGATTACAGCAAAATGATTGTAAAATCATACAAAAGTCGTAACGATAAAAGCCGCATTATGTTCGTTTTATCGTCGCAAAACTTTTTACAAGCTTACAAACGCATTCAATACATGAAGCAATATGCAAGTTTTAGAAAAATGCAAGGCGATGAAATTGTAGAAAAACAAGAAAAACTAAATACTGCCAAAGTAAAACTAGAAAAAGGCAAAAAAGAAAAAGAAAAAGTTATTGCTGAAAGCGAAGCAGAAAAAGTAGAACTTGAAAAGCAAAGAGTAGAGCAAGAAAAACTTGCAAAAGAAGTTCAAAAGAACAAGAAAAAATATGCAGCTGAAATTGATAAAAAACAAAAAGCTGCAAAAGAAATTGATCGTCAAATTAAAAAATTAATTGCCGAAGAAATTGCTAAAGCAAACAAGAAAAATGAAGCTAAAACTGGTGTTAAAGCCTCTAGCTCTACTTCAAAATTTGTTTTAACGCCAGAAGGCAAAATAGTATCGGATAATTTTAAAGCCAATAAAGGTAAATTACCTTGGCCTGTAGAAACAGGATTTGTACAACTGCGTTATGGAGATCAACCGCATCCTGTTCACAAAAACCTTACAGTTCACAATAGTGGTGTTGAAATTGCAACCGAACCAGGAAAGTGGGCAAGAGCCGTTTTTGATGGTGAAGTTTTACAAGTGCAAGTGGTGAGTGCAAACAACAAAGCTGTTTATATACGTCATGGAGACTTTGTAACGGTTTATTTAAACTTACAAAGCGTTTCGGTTAAACCAGGCGATAAAGTGTCTATAAAGCAAAATATAGGTAAAATTCATACCGATCCTTCAGGTAAAGCTGTAGTTAAATTTTTAGTATTACAAAATACTACTACTCTTAATCCTGAGCAATGGTTATCGAATATGTAA
- a CDS encoding DUF4292 domain-containing protein, giving the protein MLKKVSILIIITLLSSCKAKKSVGELAANEELAATKVIQEHYANAQNFKTLNIRATAKYKDEKQMQSVSADIRIIRNEKIWINVKFLGFPAAKALITPDRVRYYEKINNSYFDGNFDMLSNWLGTDLDFNKVQNLFLGKALDDLTKTKYVATIEDEMYKLTEKEKSSTEKTFYFEAANFLVKKEKVAQKRENRSLEIEYPSFGKQNNMFLPNEILLKALQEDQVNIEIQYKNITFDEDLNTSFSIPSGYEEVKIN; this is encoded by the coding sequence ATGCTGAAGAAAGTATCTATTTTAATTATAATCACATTATTATCTTCTTGTAAAGCAAAAAAATCTGTTGGTGAATTAGCAGCCAACGAAGAACTTGCTGCAACTAAAGTTATACAAGAACATTATGCTAATGCACAAAATTTCAAAACTTTAAATATTAGAGCAACTGCTAAATACAAAGATGAAAAGCAAATGCAAAGTGTTTCAGCAGATATTCGCATTATTCGAAATGAAAAAATTTGGATTAATGTTAAGTTTTTAGGTTTCCCCGCTGCAAAAGCATTGATTACACCCGATAGAGTTCGTTATTATGAAAAAATCAACAACTCTTATTTCGATGGAAATTTTGACATGTTGAGCAATTGGTTAGGAACCGATTTAGATTTCAATAAAGTACAAAATTTGTTTTTGGGGAAAGCTTTAGACGATTTAACCAAAACAAAATATGTTGCCACTATTGAAGACGAAATGTACAAATTAACAGAAAAGGAAAAATCTTCTACAGAAAAGACGTTTTACTTTGAAGCAGCAAATTTCCTTGTTAAGAAAGAAAAAGTGGCGCAAAAGAGAGAAAATAGAAGTTTAGAAATAGAATATCCTTCTTTTGGGAAACAAAACAATATGTTTTTACCAAATGAAATTTTGCTTAAAGCCTTACAAGAAGATCAAGTAAATATTGAAATACAATATAAGAATATTACCTTTGACGAAGATTTAAATACATCATTCTCTATTCCTAGTGGATATGAAGAAGTAAAAATTAATTAA